From the Pseudomonas baltica genome, one window contains:
- a CDS encoding ribonucleoside-diphosphate reductase subunit alpha, with translation MQTDTTRENPQAKAPQATDSEQNLSATAPGQLRVIKRNGTVVAYTDDKITVAITKAFLAVEGGTAAASSRIHDTVARLTEQVTATFKRRMPSGGTIHIEEIQDQVELALMRAGEQKVARDYVIYRNDRSKERATRAPGDAPVEAHPSIRITKADGSFAPLDMGRLNTIITEACEGLAEVDGSLIQKETLKNLYDGVNLKDVNTALVMTARTLVEREPNYSFVTARLLMDTLRAEGLSFLEVAESATHHEMVDLYAKALPSYIAKGIQFELLNPILATFDLEKLGRAINHERDQQFTYLGLQTLYDRYFIHKDGVRFELPQIFFMRVAMGLAIEEKQKEDRAIEFYNLLSSFDYMSSTPTLFNAGTLRPQLSSCYLTTVPDDLSGIYGAIHDNAMLSKFAGGLGNDWTPVRALGSYIKGTNGKSQGVVPFLKVVNDTAVAVNQGGKRKGAVCAYLETWHLDIEEFIELRKNTGDDRRRTHDMNTANWIPDLFMKRVFDDGKWTLFSPNEVPDLHDLTGKAFEERYEYYEALTEYNKIKVFKTIQAKDLWRKMLSMLFETGHPWLTFKDPCNLRSPQQHVGVVHSSNLCTEITLNTNKDEIAVCNLGSINLPNHIVDGKLDTAKLERTVNTAVRMLDNVIDINYYSVPQAKNSNFKHRPVGLGIMGFQDALYLQHIPYGSDAAVEFADKSMEAVSYYAIQASCDLADERGAYETFQGSLWSKGILPLDSQQILIEQRGQKYIDVDLNESLDWAPVRARVQKGIRNSNIMAIAPTATIANITGVSQSIEPTYQNLYVKSNLSGEFTVINPYLVRDLKARGLWDSVMINDLKYYDGSVQQIERIPQELKDLYATAFEVDTKWIVDAASRRQKWIDQAQSLNLYIAGASGKKLDVTYRMAWYRGLKTTYYLRALAATSTEKSTISTNKLNAVSSGSDTSPIQAAGPAPVPKACAIDEPDCEACQ, from the coding sequence ATGCAAACCGACACAACTCGCGAGAACCCGCAGGCCAAGGCGCCTCAGGCCACAGACTCGGAGCAGAATCTGTCCGCCACCGCCCCAGGCCAACTGCGCGTGATCAAGCGTAACGGTACGGTCGTCGCCTACACCGACGACAAGATTACCGTCGCCATCACCAAAGCGTTCCTCGCAGTTGAAGGCGGCACCGCTGCCGCCTCGTCGCGCATCCACGACACCGTCGCGCGCCTGACCGAACAAGTCACCGCCACCTTCAAGCGTCGCATGCCCTCGGGCGGCACCATCCACATCGAAGAAATCCAGGACCAGGTCGAACTGGCTCTGATGCGTGCCGGCGAGCAGAAAGTCGCCCGCGACTACGTGATCTACCGCAACGACCGCTCCAAGGAGCGAGCCACCCGCGCCCCTGGCGACGCGCCAGTCGAAGCCCACCCAAGCATCCGCATCACCAAGGCCGACGGCAGCTTCGCGCCGCTGGACATGGGCCGCCTGAACACCATCATCACCGAAGCCTGCGAAGGCCTGGCCGAAGTCGATGGCAGCCTGATCCAGAAAGAAACCCTGAAAAACCTCTACGACGGCGTCAACCTCAAGGACGTCAACACCGCCCTGGTGATGACCGCCCGGACCCTGGTCGAGCGCGAGCCGAACTACTCGTTCGTCACCGCCCGCCTGCTGATGGACACCCTGCGTGCCGAAGGCCTGAGCTTCCTGGAAGTGGCCGAGAGCGCCACCCACCACGAAATGGTCGATCTGTACGCCAAGGCGCTGCCGTCGTACATCGCCAAAGGCATCCAGTTCGAACTGCTCAACCCGATCCTGGCCACCTTCGACCTCGAAAAACTCGGCCGCGCCATCAACCACGAGCGCGACCAGCAGTTCACCTACCTGGGCCTGCAGACCCTCTACGACCGCTACTTCATCCACAAGGATGGCGTGCGTTTCGAACTGCCGCAGATCTTCTTCATGCGCGTGGCCATGGGCCTGGCGATCGAAGAGAAGCAAAAAGAAGACCGTGCCATCGAGTTCTACAACCTGTTGTCGTCCTTCGACTACATGTCCTCGACCCCGACCCTGTTCAACGCCGGCACCCTGCGTCCACAGCTGTCGAGCTGCTACCTGACCACCGTCCCGGACGACCTGTCGGGCATCTACGGCGCCATCCACGACAACGCCATGCTGTCCAAATTCGCCGGCGGCCTGGGCAACGACTGGACGCCAGTCCGTGCGCTGGGTTCGTACATCAAAGGCACCAACGGCAAGTCCCAGGGCGTGGTCCCGTTCCTCAAGGTCGTGAACGACACCGCCGTCGCCGTCAACCAGGGTGGCAAGCGCAAAGGTGCCGTCTGCGCCTACCTGGAAACCTGGCACCTGGACATCGAAGAATTCATCGAGCTGCGTAAAAACACCGGTGACGATCGCCGTCGTACCCACGACATGAACACCGCCAACTGGATCCCTGACCTGTTCATGAAGCGCGTCTTCGACGACGGCAAGTGGACCCTGTTCTCGCCGAACGAAGTGCCTGATCTGCACGACCTGACCGGCAAGGCCTTCGAAGAGCGCTACGAGTATTACGAAGCCCTGACCGAGTACAACAAGATCAAGGTGTTCAAGACCATCCAGGCCAAAGACCTGTGGCGCAAAATGCTGTCGATGCTGTTCGAAACCGGCCACCCATGGTTGACCTTCAAAGACCCATGCAACCTGCGCTCGCCGCAGCAGCACGTCGGCGTGGTCCACAGCTCCAACCTGTGCACCGAGATCACCTTGAACACCAACAAGGATGAAATCGCCGTCTGCAACCTGGGCTCGATCAACCTGCCGAACCACATCGTCGACGGCAAGCTGGACACCGCCAAGCTCGAGCGCACCGTCAACACCGCCGTGCGCATGCTCGACAACGTGATCGACATCAACTACTACTCGGTGCCGCAGGCGAAGAACTCCAACTTCAAGCACCGCCCTGTCGGCCTCGGCATCATGGGCTTCCAGGACGCCCTGTACCTGCAGCACATCCCATACGGTTCGGACGCGGCGGTCGAGTTCGCCGACAAGTCCATGGAAGCGGTCAGCTACTACGCCATCCAGGCCTCCTGCGACCTGGCCGACGAGCGCGGCGCCTACGAGACGTTCCAGGGTTCGCTGTGGTCCAAAGGCATCCTGCCGCTGGATTCGCAACAGATCCTGATCGAGCAACGCGGCCAGAAGTACATCGACGTCGACCTCAACGAGTCGCTGGACTGGGCCCCGGTCCGCGCCCGTGTGCAAAAAGGCATCCGTAACTCCAACATCATGGCCATCGCACCGACCGCCACCATCGCCAACATCACCGGCGTATCGCAGTCGATCGAACCGACCTACCAGAACCTCTATGTGAAATCGAACCTGTCGGGCGAATTCACCGTGATCAACCCGTACCTGGTCCGCGACCTCAAGGCCCGCGGCCTGTGGGACTCGGTCATGATCAACGACCTCAAGTACTACGACGGCTCGGTGCAACAGATCGAACGCATCCCGCAAGAGCTCAAAGACCTCTACGCGACCGCGTTCGAAGTAGACACCAAGTGGATCGTCGACGCCGCCAGCCGCCGCCAGAAATGGATCGACCAGGCCCAGTCGCTGAACCTTTACATCGCCGGCGCCTCGGGCAAGAAGCTCGACGTGACCTACCGCATGGCCTGGTACCGTGGCCTGAAAACCACCTACTACCTCCGTGCCCTGGCCGCAACCAGCACCGAGAAGTCGACCATCAGCACCAACAAGCTCAACGCCGTATCGAGCGGTAGCGATACCAGCCCGATCCAGGCCGCCGGCCCAGCGCCAGTGCCGAAAGCCTGCGCGATTGATGAGCCGGATTGCGAGGCTTGCCAGTAA
- the fhuF gene encoding siderophore-iron reductase FhuF, which translates to MAWRSGPYAGLIETWLADDDPRLAVSLPELMQPEVMDQLLLRIYGAQLLADELPVLVSQWSRFYFMQWLPALLVTQLGYGWFLPLELRAVGLVLDERGQPTAMKMLEAGEPGEKGASLEPWIAVNMRPLVEFLANYGGVSPQVLWGNAGDIFERTVRRLEALGMTGLEPALGILQTRKLADGRANPLYAPVKYVGDGRRVLRSCCLAYRVVGPCEDCPVG; encoded by the coding sequence ATGGCGTGGCGTAGCGGGCCTTACGCGGGGTTGATCGAGACGTGGCTGGCCGACGATGACCCGCGCTTGGCGGTGTCGTTGCCGGAACTCATGCAGCCAGAGGTGATGGATCAGCTGTTATTGCGCATTTATGGCGCACAGTTGTTGGCCGACGAGCTGCCGGTGCTGGTGTCGCAGTGGTCGCGCTTCTACTTTATGCAGTGGCTGCCGGCGTTGCTGGTGACGCAGTTGGGCTATGGCTGGTTTCTGCCGCTGGAATTGCGCGCGGTGGGGCTGGTGCTGGATGAGCGCGGGCAGCCGACGGCGATGAAGATGCTCGAAGCCGGTGAGCCAGGGGAGAAGGGTGCTTCGCTGGAGCCGTGGATTGCGGTGAACATGCGCCCGTTGGTGGAGTTTCTGGCGAATTACGGTGGGGTCTCGCCGCAGGTGCTGTGGGGCAATGCCGGGGATATTTTCGAGCGGACCGTGCGCAGGCTTGAGGCGTTGGGCATGACCGGGTTGGAGCCGGCGCTGGGGATCCTGCAGACACGCAAGCTGGCGGATGGGCGCGCTAATCCGCTGTATGCGCCGGTCAAGTACGTGGGGGATGGGCGGCGGGTGTTGCGCAGTTGTTGTCTGGCGTATCGGGTGGTGGGGCCATGTGAGGATTGCCCGGTAGGGTAG
- the ttcA gene encoding tRNA 2-thiocytidine(32) synthetase TtcA, with amino-acid sequence MGTLSVSQNKLQKRLRRLAGEAVADFNMIEDGDKVMVCLSGGKDSYTMLDVLMHLKKVAPIKFDIVAVNMDQKQPGFPEHVLPAYLKELGVEYHIVEKDTYSVVKELIPEGKTTCSLCSRLRRGTLYTFADEIGATKMALGHHRDDIVETFFLNMFFNGSIKAMPPKLRADDGRNVVIRPLAYCIEKDIQAYSDFKQFPIIPCNLCGSQENLQRQVVKEMLQDWERKTPGRVDSIFRGLQNVVPSQLADRNLFDFTNLKIDETAASRFVNVVNL; translated from the coding sequence ATGGGCACCCTTTCGGTCAGTCAGAACAAATTGCAAAAACGTCTTCGCCGGCTGGCCGGTGAGGCCGTCGCCGACTTCAACATGATCGAAGACGGCGACAAGGTCATGGTCTGCCTGTCCGGCGGCAAAGACAGCTACACCATGCTCGACGTGCTCATGCACCTGAAGAAGGTGGCGCCGATCAAGTTCGATATCGTCGCGGTCAACATGGACCAGAAGCAGCCCGGCTTCCCCGAGCACGTGTTGCCGGCCTACCTCAAGGAGCTGGGTGTCGAGTATCACATCGTCGAGAAGGACACCTACTCGGTGGTCAAGGAGTTGATCCCGGAGGGCAAGACCACCTGCTCGCTGTGCTCACGCCTGCGCCGCGGCACGCTGTACACCTTCGCCGACGAGATCGGCGCGACCAAGATGGCCTTGGGGCATCACCGCGACGACATCGTCGAGACGTTCTTCCTCAACATGTTCTTCAACGGCAGCATCAAGGCCATGCCGCCCAAGCTGCGCGCCGACGATGGTCGCAACGTCGTGATCCGTCCGCTGGCCTATTGCATCGAGAAGGACATCCAGGCGTATTCGGACTTCAAGCAATTCCCGATCATCCCCTGCAACCTCTGCGGCTCACAGGAAAACCTGCAGCGTCAGGTGGTCAAGGAGATGCTGCAGGACTGGGAACGCAAGACGCCAGGACGTGTAGACAGTATTTTCCGCGGCCTGCAGAACGTGGTGCCATCGCAACTGGCGGACCGCAATCTGTTCGACTTCACCAACCTGAAGATTGACGAGACGGCGGCCTCGCGGTTTGTGAACGTGGTGAATTTGTAG
- a CDS encoding Yip1 family protein, with amino-acid sequence MMHHVVGLFTHPDQEWRQIRSEDESIRHLYLTHTLLLAAIPAVAAFIGTTQVGWVIGNRAPVVLTQHAAAWMALMSYAAMLGGVAVMGTFIHWMARTYDKMPTMARSVAFATHTATPLFIGGVAALYPHLWLGMLAGLAAVAYTVYLLYVGLPTFMGLNEDEGFLFSSSVLAVGLIVLVAIIALSVIIWGLGVGPVYALE; translated from the coding sequence ATGATGCACCACGTTGTCGGGCTGTTCACCCACCCCGACCAGGAATGGCGGCAGATTCGCAGCGAAGACGAGTCGATCCGCCATCTGTACCTCACTCACACGTTGTTATTGGCGGCCATCCCTGCTGTTGCTGCCTTTATCGGTACTACTCAAGTGGGCTGGGTAATCGGTAACCGCGCGCCAGTCGTGCTCACTCAGCATGCGGCGGCCTGGATGGCGTTGATGTCCTACGCGGCGATGCTCGGTGGCGTCGCGGTGATGGGTACTTTCATCCACTGGATGGCCCGCACCTACGACAAGATGCCTACCATGGCCCGCAGCGTTGCCTTTGCTACCCACACCGCGACGCCGCTGTTCATCGGCGGTGTGGCGGCGCTCTATCCGCATTTATGGCTGGGCATGCTGGCAGGGCTCGCCGCTGTGGCCTACACCGTGTACTTGCTGTATGTCGGGCTGCCGACCTTCATGGGGCTGAACGAGGACGAGGGGTTTCTGTTCTCCAGCTCAGTGCTGGCGGTGGGGTTGATCGTGCTGGTGGCGATCATCGCTCTGAGCGTGATCATCTGGGGGCTGGGTGTGGGGCCGGTGTATGCCCTTGAGTGA
- a CDS encoding ATP-binding protein encodes MIRSLRVRLILAGGTLSLLFMIGLLPALQSAFSLALREAIEQRLASDVTTLISAAQVEGNQLRMPKLLPDEEFNLPDSRLLGFIYDRNSNLVWQSRATHESDIHYTPRYDGLGTVFTHIHEVDGVEYFVYDVEVKLLAGKDAAYSFVAVQPVEDYKRTIHGLRERLLLGFGAALVVLLLLLWGGLTWGFRSLRLLSVELNEIESGARESLSEEHPRELLRLTGSLNRLLSSEREHRQRYRDSLGDLAHSLKTPLAVLQGVSEVIAQRPQDLEQARVLQAQIERMSQQISYQLQRASLRKSGLVRHREALWPVVDSLASTLDKVYRDKRVRVTMEIATDALVPMERNALLEMLGNLMENAYRLCLSQVRVSLRDSSQGLDLCIEDDGPGVPPDQRARILQRGERLDRQNPGQGIGLAVVKDIIESYDAQLKLEDSSLGGAAFRVRFRPV; translated from the coding sequence ATGATTCGATCGTTGCGGGTACGCTTGATTCTGGCGGGCGGGACGTTGTCGCTGTTATTCATGATCGGTTTGTTGCCAGCGTTGCAGAGCGCCTTCAGCCTGGCTCTGCGCGAGGCCATCGAACAGCGCCTGGCCTCGGACGTGACCACGTTGATCTCCGCCGCTCAGGTCGAAGGCAATCAGCTGCGCATGCCCAAGCTGTTGCCCGACGAGGAGTTCAACCTGCCAGACAGCCGCTTGCTCGGCTTTATCTATGACCGCAACAGCAATCTGGTATGGCAGTCACGCGCCACGCACGAGAGCGACATTCATTACACCCCGCGCTATGACGGCCTGGGCACGGTGTTCACCCATATCCATGAAGTCGACGGCGTCGAGTACTTCGTTTATGACGTCGAGGTCAAGCTGCTGGCCGGCAAGGACGCAGCCTACAGTTTCGTCGCGGTGCAGCCGGTCGAGGACTACAAGCGCACCATCCATGGCCTGCGTGAGCGCTTGCTGTTGGGCTTTGGCGCCGCGCTGGTGGTGCTGCTGCTGTTGCTCTGGGGCGGCCTGACCTGGGGCTTTCGTTCGTTGCGGCTATTAAGCGTGGAGTTGAACGAGATCGAATCCGGCGCCCGCGAAAGCCTCAGCGAAGAGCACCCACGGGAATTGCTCCGCCTCACTGGTTCCCTCAACCGGCTGCTCAGCAGCGAGCGCGAGCATCGCCAGCGTTATCGCGACTCCCTGGGCGACCTGGCCCACAGCCTGAAGACGCCGCTTGCGGTTTTGCAGGGCGTCAGTGAAGTGATCGCCCAGCGCCCGCAGGATCTGGAGCAGGCCCGCGTGCTGCAAGCGCAGATCGAGCGCATGAGCCAGCAGATCAGCTATCAACTGCAACGCGCCAGCTTGCGCAAAAGCGGCCTGGTACGTCATCGCGAGGCGTTATGGCCGGTGGTCGACAGCCTGGCCAGCACGCTGGACAAGGTCTACCGCGACAAACGCGTACGGGTGACCATGGAAATCGCCACCGACGCCTTGGTACCGATGGAGCGCAACGCACTGTTGGAGATGCTCGGCAACCTCATGGAGAACGCCTATCGTCTATGCTTGAGTCAGGTACGAGTCAGTTTGCGCGACAGCAGCCAAGGGCTGGATTTGTGCATCGAAGATGATGGCCCAGGGGTCCCCCCCGACCAGCGTGCGCGGATTCTGCAGCGGGGCGAACGCCTCGATCGGCAGAACCCGGGGCAGGGGATTGGTCTGGCAGTGGTCAAGGACATCATCGAGAGCTACGACGCGCAACTCAAGCTGGAGGACTCCAGTTTGGGAGGGGCGGCGTTCAGGGTGCGTTTCAGACCAGTCTGA
- a CDS encoding 4'-phosphopantetheinyl transferase superfamily protein yields the protein MNTSLPACCTAPTRHWPFPGAMPGAVLFSTRFKPTELSPTDFTVSAIDAPASIQRSVAKRQAEYLAGRLCARTALQQVNAELGVQAASIAPHLGEDRAPIWPAHITGSITHSDGWAAAIVAPNNAWRGVGLDAETLLEANRAERLAGEILIPAELQRLAQLPADQRAQLITLTFSIKESLFKALYPLVLKRFYFEHAEVLDWTATGQVRLRLLTDLSEEFHTGVEFTGQFNVSEGRMLTLVHI from the coding sequence ATGAACACCTCCCTCCCCGCCTGCTGCACCGCCCCCACACGCCATTGGCCGTTCCCCGGCGCCATGCCCGGTGCCGTACTCTTCAGCACCCGCTTCAAACCCACCGAGCTGAGCCCTACGGACTTCACCGTCAGCGCCATCGACGCCCCGGCCTCGATCCAGCGCTCGGTGGCCAAACGCCAGGCCGAATACCTGGCGGGCCGCCTGTGCGCCCGCACCGCGCTGCAACAGGTCAACGCCGAACTGGGCGTGCAAGCCGCGAGCATCGCCCCCCACCTGGGCGAAGACCGCGCGCCGATCTGGCCGGCGCACATCACCGGCTCAATCACCCACAGCGATGGCTGGGCCGCGGCCATCGTCGCGCCGAACAACGCCTGGCGCGGAGTGGGCCTGGATGCCGAGACATTATTGGAGGCGAACCGCGCCGAACGCCTGGCCGGCGAAATCCTCATCCCCGCCGAACTGCAACGCCTGGCGCAGCTCCCTGCCGATCAGCGAGCACAGCTCATCACCTTGACGTTCTCTATAAAGGAGAGCCTGTTCAAGGCGCTTTATCCGCTGGTGTTGAAACGCTTCTACTTCGAACATGCCGAAGTGCTCGACTGGACCGCAACCGGTCAGGTGCGCCTGCGTTTGCTGACGGATCTGTCGGAGGAATTTCACACGGGGGTGGAGTTCACAGGGCAGTTCAACGTTAGCGAGGGGCGCATGCTTACCTTGGTGCACATCTGA
- a CDS encoding response regulator — translation MKLLVVEDEALLRHHLFTRLTDSGHVIEAVANAEEALYQVGQFNHDLAIIDLGLPGMGGLELIRELRTLGKSFPILILTARGNWQDKVEGLAAGADDYVVKPFQFEELEARLNALLRRSSGFTQSTIIAGPLTLDINRKQAQLDAEPLALTAYEYRILEYLMRHHQQVVSKDRLMEQLYPDDDERDPNVIEVLVGRLRRKLEAANGFKPIDTVRGLGYLFTERCR, via the coding sequence ATGAAACTGCTGGTGGTTGAAGACGAGGCGCTATTGCGCCATCACCTGTTTACTCGCCTGACCGACAGCGGTCACGTGATCGAAGCTGTCGCCAACGCCGAAGAGGCGTTGTATCAGGTCGGCCAGTTCAACCATGACCTGGCCATCATCGACCTGGGCCTGCCGGGGATGGGCGGCCTGGAGCTGATCCGCGAATTGCGCACTCTGGGCAAGAGTTTCCCCATCCTCATCCTCACCGCGCGGGGAAACTGGCAGGACAAGGTCGAAGGCCTGGCTGCCGGTGCCGACGACTACGTGGTCAAGCCGTTCCAGTTCGAAGAACTCGAAGCCCGGCTCAACGCCCTGCTGCGCCGCTCCAGCGGGTTTACCCAGTCGACCATCATCGCCGGGCCCCTGACCCTGGACATCAATCGCAAGCAGGCGCAGCTGGACGCAGAGCCCCTCGCACTGACGGCTTACGAGTACCGCATCCTCGAATACCTCATGCGCCATCACCAGCAGGTGGTGTCCAAGGATCGCCTGATGGAGCAGCTCTATCCGGATGACGACGAGCGTGATCCGAACGTCATCGAGGTGCTGGTCGGGCGCTTGCGGCGCAAGTTGGAGGCAGCCAACGGCTTCAAGCCGATCGACACGGTGCGTGGCCTGGGCTACCTGTTCACCGAGCGCTGCCGATGA
- a CDS encoding SprT family zinc-dependent metalloprotease: protein MSELLDTRVESCFQQAESFFKRSFKRPVVSLKLRGQKAGVAHLHENMLRFNPQLMSENTEDFLKQTVPHEVAHLVAHQIFGDSIQPHGEEWQLIMRGVYELPPHRCHNYEVKRRRVTRYIYRCPCVDSDFPFSAQRHGLVRQGRRYLCRRCRNMLVFTGETRVE, encoded by the coding sequence ATGTCCGAACTGCTCGATACCCGCGTCGAATCCTGTTTTCAACAAGCCGAATCCTTCTTCAAGCGCTCATTCAAACGCCCCGTGGTCAGCCTCAAGCTGCGCGGTCAGAAGGCAGGCGTCGCTCACCTTCACGAAAACATGCTGCGCTTCAATCCGCAGTTGATGAGTGAAAACACCGAAGACTTCCTCAAACAGACCGTCCCCCACGAAGTCGCGCACCTGGTCGCCCATCAGATTTTCGGCGACAGCATTCAGCCCCATGGCGAAGAGTGGCAGCTGATCATGCGCGGCGTGTACGAATTGCCGCCCCATCGCTGCCACAATTATGAGGTCAAGCGCCGGCGGGTGACCCGTTATATCTATCGCTGTCCTTGCGTTGACAGCGATTTCCCTTTCTCGGCGCAACGCCATGGCCTGGTGCGCCAAGGGCGGCGCTACCTGTGCCGGCGTTGCCGCAACATGCTGGTGTTCACTGGCGAGACGCGCGTCGAATAG
- a CDS encoding dicarboxylate/amino acid:cation symporter: MTTRQPLYKSLYFQVVVAIIIGVLLGHFYPDTAKAMKPLGDGFIKLIKMVIAPIIFCTVVSGIAGMQSMKSVGKTGGYALLYFEVVSTIALIFGLIVVNVVQPGAGMHIDPATLDASKVATYVSQGADQSVVGFILNIIPSTIFSAFATGDVLQVLMFSIIFGFALHRLGAYGKPLLDLIDRFAHAMFNIINMIMKLAPLGAFGAMAFTIGAYGVSSLVQLGQLMICFYITCVAFVLIVLGAIARAHGFSVLRVIRYIREELLIVLGTSSSESALPRMLLKMERLGAKKSVVGLVIPTGYSFNLDGTAIYLTMAAVFIAQATDTTMDITHQVTLLLVLLLSSKGAAGVTGSGFIVLAATLSAVGHLPVAGLALILGIDRFMSEARALTNLVGNAVATLVVAKWVGELDEKVMHEELASGGSPLLETRVEDDLGVAEGQPVITEHR; this comes from the coding sequence ATGACGACTCGTCAGCCGCTCTACAAATCGCTCTATTTCCAGGTGGTCGTCGCGATCATCATCGGTGTCCTGCTCGGCCATTTCTACCCAGATACTGCCAAGGCCATGAAGCCGCTGGGTGATGGCTTCATCAAACTGATCAAAATGGTCATCGCGCCAATCATTTTCTGCACCGTGGTGAGCGGTATCGCCGGTATGCAGAGCATGAAGTCGGTCGGCAAGACCGGCGGTTACGCGCTGCTGTATTTCGAAGTGGTCTCGACCATCGCGCTGATCTTCGGCCTGATCGTGGTCAACGTGGTGCAGCCGGGCGCCGGCATGCACATCGACCCTGCCACCCTTGATGCCTCCAAGGTCGCGACCTATGTCAGTCAGGGTGCGGACCAGAGCGTCGTCGGCTTTATCCTGAACATTATTCCATCGACCATCTTCAGCGCCTTCGCCACCGGTGATGTGCTGCAGGTGCTGATGTTCTCGATCATCTTCGGTTTCGCCCTGCATCGCCTGGGTGCCTACGGCAAGCCGCTGCTGGACCTGATCGATCGCTTCGCTCATGCGATGTTCAACATCATCAACATGATCATGAAGCTCGCGCCGCTGGGTGCCTTCGGTGCCATGGCGTTCACCATTGGTGCTTATGGCGTCAGCTCGCTGGTGCAGTTGGGTCAGTTGATGATCTGCTTCTACATCACCTGCGTGGCTTTCGTGCTGATCGTGCTGGGCGCCATTGCCCGCGCTCATGGTTTCAGCGTGTTGCGCGTGATCCGCTACATCCGTGAAGAACTGCTGATCGTACTGGGTACCTCGTCCTCCGAGTCGGCGCTGCCGCGCATGCTGCTGAAGATGGAACGCCTGGGTGCGAAGAAGTCGGTCGTTGGCCTGGTCATCCCGACCGGTTACTCGTTCAACCTGGACGGTACCGCGATCTACCTGACCATGGCTGCTGTGTTCATCGCGCAGGCGACTGACACCACCATGGACATCACTCATCAGGTCACCCTGCTGCTGGTGCTGTTGCTGTCGTCCAAAGGCGCTGCCGGCGTGACGGGCAGCGGTTTCATCGTGCTGGCAGCGACCCTGTCGGCTGTCGGTCATCTGCCGGTGGCGGGCCTGGCGCTGATCCTGGGTATCGACCGCTTCATGTCCGAAGCCCGCGCGCTGACCAACCTGGTCGGTAACGCTGTCGCCACCCTGGTTGTTGCCAAGTGGGTCGGCGAGCTGGACGAGAAAGTCATGCACGAAGAGCTGGCCTCGGGCGGTTCGCCGCTGCTCGAAACCCGCGTCGAAGACGACCTGGGTGTGGCTGAAGGTCAACCGGTGATCACTGAGCACCGCTAA